AACAAATGCCAACAAATGAAAACTTGACATCGCTATCTCAGTTGCATAACACATCCAGCTGTATAACCTCTGCGTCGACGGCCTGTTCAGCGTCGACAGCTGTGGCGGGCGGTTCGAATCCTTTATGCGTTAGACCGTCGACGGCCTCACCACTATCTATTGGCGCCAACGGTATGTATGTAGGCGGCAACAGCCGTTTGAATACAAACGGTGTCGCTCGTGCTAATAACTCAAATGTTATAAGTGATAGTAACAACCGCATTTATACGACGCCTGTCACCCAAAAGGATGCTAATTCTAGCGGAAATAGTGTTGGTGACAACAGTATTAGCAACATAAATTCTGGACCCGGTGGAGCCACCACTTGTTTGCATTGCAACACAGTGCGACGTACAACCGGCGTGCATCAGACCACTCAGACAACAGGCCCGATCAGCCCAATACCTATACAACAGGTACTTGAAGGCAATAGCGCTGGAGTCACCGGTAGTTACAATGgcgtttttatacaaaataagctGGAACAAACTTCACTTTCACTCACACCATCCACCAGCGAGTCGCATATTTCCCCGCAATCGCCGTCGGCAAATAGAGCACCGAATTCGCGAGTACCTTTTCGAAGTAAAGCGAATGATCACAGTAGCAATAACGGAGTTGAGCAATTGCTACAGCAGCAAGGAGATCAAATGTATGTGACTCCAAAAGCCCTACATCATCCAATGAATGTAATAACAGAGGGCACAATCACAGAGCACGTTAGTATTACTGGGAACGGTCAAATGtgcaagcagcagcagcatcaacaAGCTTTGAACCTTAATCGGCAACTACTGCAACATTCGTCTATGCAGATGCATCATCAACCACAACAGCCCTCACCAATACAACAACTGCCTAtaccacaacagcaacagcaaattcAACGCTTTTCTCGAAAGAAACGTTTGAGTCAATACATACGCAAAGAAATAGCCCGATTTTTTGGTGTAGACGCCAGTACGGAAGCTGAAGAGTTTGCTGTTTGGCAAGGCCGTCAAAGGCGCTTAGCCCTCCGACGGTTTGGTGCGTTGAAAAGCGAGAATGAGTTACATACTGAAATGAACAACAGAAATACCAGTGAGGTCAATAACCGCATAAATTTCTATAATGGAGTCGGTGGGGGGACTAATCAACAATACCACCAAGATCACTACCACTCTTCGGAAAGGCCTGATATATTACCCGCTCATGATACAGAAGGTGATGACTTGACAATCGAATATACATCGCGACGACGTCATTTCTCATATACTGACTTCCAGTTAGGAGATCATGTCGAGCGGAAAGCATCCGTAGGTACAATGATTATGTCTAGTCTAACTTATATCGTTCAGACACTCAATAAACGACATCCCCGCCACAACCGACAATGGTCACGGAGTTTTGCGCAAGCTCATATTAATCAAATCAATGGTATCGATAACTCAGGTGATATTTTTGAAGGCTTACCAGCGTTTCACGAAGAGGAACTATTTTTCGACTCTTCAGGTACTGAGCAAACTCTAAACAATAGCAATGTAATTGGTTTGAATAGCAGTAATGGCGCAATTAGCGGCTCGTTGCAACAATCAAACGTTATGAGACCTGGTGATGGCAGTGCCACGGTCACGAACAATAATGGCGTACAGCTACTTGAACATCATCGACAAATATACATGAGTGAACGTATGCACGGATGGCGTACTTCAGCTGTAATGGGAGGTAGTGGAAAACATGGCACTCCCAACACCAACGTTGCTACAAATGGTGAACAAATAACTGCGTCCATATTGCTGCAGCAAGCCACAACCACCAACATTAATACCGGTGGTCAACAATCAAGTAATGTTTGCACTACTAGCATCTCCCACCAGTCCAATATGACAGCGATCGCTGGTAATAATGGCACACCTTTACTGCCAATTATACAACCAACAAATGGAACACGCGGTAATCGCATAGCGGCACAACTTTTAGATGGCGTACTCGAGAATTCGCGTCGCTCAATACAGCGCAAAGTTAAATTGTTTACAGTTAATGATCTAGACGATCGTGCGGATCATCGGCCATTCTTTACATATTGGATAAACACAGTGCAGACATTAGTTCTCTTATTGTCGCTCATTTGCTACGGTATAGGGCCTATAGGAATTGGAGTTGAACAAAAAACGGGACAAGTACTGGTTACTAGCCTTAGTTTGCAAACAGTGCAGCACACCGAGCAGCGAAATTTATGGATAGGGCCACGAAATAACGACTTGGTACATATGGGTGCGAAGTTTGCTACTTGTATGCGTAGCGATGTTCGTATCATGGATGTGCTATTGAAGACGAGGCGGCAAGAACGTGAAACAGCTTGTTGTATACGCAACGATGATTCAGGATGCGTACAAAGCTCTCAAGCGGACTGCTCTGTGCGTGGACTATTCCCAAccgtaagtaaaaattaaattttttatacgcaaaattaAAATGTGGCCTGAATATACATAAaagaactttaaatttaatattagaaGTCTATATCAACCTGGAAAAAATGGTCGCCTGGTGAATCTGGACCAGGTGGTCGCATTTCGGGTTCCGTTTGTGGACTAGATCCTAAATACTGCGATGCACCCGCATCCATAGCACCATATGAATGGCCAGATGATATAACAAAATGGCCAATTTGCCGCAAAACAAATTCGTTTTCACAACGTTTTCGCTACAAAGATCACACCGCCGAACACATGGTATGCGAGGTCATAGGTCATCCGTGTTGCACTGGAGTTTATGGAGAATGTAGAATAACCACTCGCGAGTACTGTGATTTCGTCAATGGCTACTTTCACGAAGAAGCATCGTTATGTTCGCAGGTAAGCTCCATatttgttaaagttttaactaTTCATCAATTTCTTGAATTAGATAAGAAAAATGCTTATTAgcatctttaaaaaatatattctttctaAATTTAGAagatttatattcaaatttgttaataatttctGTTTTACAAGAACAAATTTTCGGATTATCTAAGGAATGAATTTTGATTTCGGATGATCCAACGCCATGATACAGAAGTCACCACAGTAACGCTTTTTTTAAGACATATTCGAATAATAGCCTccattttcgagtttttttctacTCTcccaacatgttgctacaaggCTATTGTTTTGTTGTCACCTAACGGTGGTttgtatcttcttcttcttctttactggcgtagacaccgcttacgcgattatggccaagttaacaacagtgcgccagtcgtttcttcttttcgctacgtggcgccaattggatattccaagcgaagccaggtacttccaacgaagtggaggtcttcctcttcctctgtttcccccagcgggtactgcACCGAATACTATCAAAGTttaagtgttttcgtccattcggacaacatggccTGTTTGTATCACCTGAAACAAATGTATAATAGATAGATATGgagttatgtatatgtttacgaggtatgacaattaagtaatgagactgattccataaaaaccgtatatttgaaaaatattcaacaactctgccatccccttcaaagtggtccccttgggcagctatacagcgattccagcgcgttttccatgcttcgtaccATTTCtggaccaccgattttgttttaggaaaccaataaagtcacagggtgacatgtcaggcgaataaggc
The sequence above is a segment of the Bactrocera dorsalis isolate Fly_Bdor chromosome 6, ASM2337382v1, whole genome shotgun sequence genome. Coding sequences within it:
- the LOC105229320 gene encoding inactive rhomboid protein 1 isoform X12, with amino-acid sequence MQNVCMFCYSVQLSPTWPICVKDVTNTAEPRYQNMISSNPSNCIENDHHIHHRTHHTATAGSQTCGFSSGVRNNRRNMSNNNVCGVRCRSLLGYQPHLQLINDANIMGSNNCCDTGASGGRYSPHPNEMFLQHHGKHSSQPINGFDDSTNCCLPPPSPAPNSDRYIMGLTSLQGSQICGASSNVNCLDMHTTYTNYDGGGNIGGQVHQANTQHLHQHLHTHHTAQSLSSSASTLPLAVSSNCGTDLSEKYAGSMQQCSISPNTRFRLSDRYREVSTPKSLVLNSTSTTGSQGAFAPASGDVSTQHCSAARYASSAHFLTQNTPLVTSDTYTYLSSTVHTPVKRYVPTPPPSNELYTDISVQQSTLTPQTYVSKCTNNSVIGGNGTAQHVNTLPFRLRMKCCANDLAHPPVMQAANINTSHMTHSLEHRPLSITDYYATSPRTRSSFNVVNNSNIIANVMGNSKCAGVTAKDASIIILQDQQMPTNENLTSLSQLHNTSSCITSASTACSASTAVAGGSNPLCVRPSTASPLSIGANGMYVGGNSRLNTNGVARANNSNVISDSNNRIYTTPVTQKDANSSGNSVGDNSISNINSGPGGATTCLHCNTVRRTTGVHQTTQTTGPISPIPIQQVLEGNSAGVTGSYNGVFIQNKLEQTSLSLTPSTSESHISPQSPSANRAPNSRVPFRSKANDHSSNNGVEQLLQQQGDQMYVTPKALHHPMNVITEGTITEHVSITGNGQMCKQQQHQQALNLNRQLLQHSSMQMHHQPQQPSPIQQLPIPQQQQQIQRFSRKKRLSQYIRKEIARFFGVDASTEAEEFAVWQGRQRRLALRRFGALKSENELHTEMNNRNTSEVNNRINFYNGVGGGTNQQYHQDHYHSSERPDILPAHDTEGDDLTIEYTSRRRHFSYTDFQLGDHVERKASVGTMIMSSLTYIVQTLNKRHPRHNRQWSRSFAQAHINQINGIDNSGDIFEGLPAFHEEELFFDSSGTEQTLNNSNVIGLNSSNGAISGSLQQSNVMRPGDGSATVTNNNGVQLLEHHRQIYMSERMHGWRTSAVMGGSGKHGTPNTNVATNGEQITASILLQQATTTNINTGGQQSSNVCTTSISHQSNMTAIAGNNGTPLLPIIQPTNGTRGNRIAAQLLDGVLENSRRSIQRKVKLFTVNDLDDRADHRPFFTYWINTVQTLVLLLSLICYGIGPIGIGVEQKTGQVLVTSLSLQTVQHTEQRNLWIGPRNNDLVHMGAKFATCMRSDVRIMDVLLKTRRQERETACCIRNDDSGCVQSSQADCSVRGLFPTKSISTWKKWSPGESGPGGRISGSVCGLDPKYCDAPASIAPYEWPDDITKWPICRKTNSFSQRFRYKDHTAEHMVCEVIGHPCCTGVYGECRITTREYCDFVNGYFHEEASLCSQISCLSNVCGMVPFISGEVPDQFYRLFTSLCLHAGILHLAITVAFQHVFLADLERLIGPVRTAIVYIGSGLAGNLTSAVLVPYKAEVGPLASLSGVTASLAVLLILIHWKHLRKPHVALFKLMCITALVFGVGILPWQLNFAGLLAGIFCGIFLTIALVPFVSVTKYGRKSKINLIWSCVIFHLFIYSALLGIFYVFPTELTSLNVGEVLKTNLNANSGGGSNVADSVSVGHSGDMPAGISNGRGYNGKNKWYQSMQQQQYYYHHRSSDIITSGVLSIWY
- the LOC105229320 gene encoding inactive rhomboid protein 1 isoform X11, which encodes MQNVCMFCYSVQLSPTWPICVKDVTNTAEPRYQNMISSNPSNCIENDHHIHHRTHHTATAGSQTCGFSSGVRNNRRNMSNNNVCGVRCRSLLGYQPHLQLINDANIMGSNNCCDTGASGGRYSPHPNEMFLQHHGKHSSQPINGFDDSTNCCLPPPSPAPNSDRYIMGLTSLQGSQICGASSNVNCLDMHTTYTNYDGGGNIGGQVHQANTQHLHQHLHTHHTAQSLSSSASTLPLAVSSNCGTDLSEKYAGSMQQCSISPNTRFRLSDRYREVSTPKSLVLNSTSTTGSQGAFAPASGDVSTQHCSAARYASSAHFLTQNTPLVTSDTYTYLSSTVHTPVKRYVPTPPPSNELYTDISVQQSTLTPQTYVSKCTNNSVIGGNGTAQHVNTLPFRLRMKCCANDLAHPPVMQAANINTSHMTHSLEHRPLSITDYYATSPRTRSSFNVVNNSNIIANVMGNSKCAGVTAKDASIIILQDQQMPTNENLTSLSQLHNTSSCITSASTACSASTAVAGGSNPLCVRPSTASPLSIGANGMYVGGNSRLNTNGVARANNSNVISDSNNRIYTTPVTQKDANSSGNSVGDNSISNINSGPGGATTCLHCNTVRRTTGVHQTTQTTGPISPIPIQQVLEGNSAGVTGSYNGVFIQNKLEQTSLSLTPSTSESHISPQSPSANRAPNSRVPFRSKANDHSSNNGVEQLLQQQGDQMYVTPKALHHPMNVITEGTITEHVSITGNGQMCKQQQHQQALNLNRQLLQHSSMQMHHQPQQPSPIQQLPIPQQQQQIQRFSRKKRLSQYIRKEIARFFGVDASTEAEEFAVWQGRQRRLALRRFGALKSENELHTEMNNRNTSEVNNRINFYNGVGGGTNQQYHQDHYHSSERPDILPAHDTEGDDLTIEYTSRRRHFSYTDFQLGDHVERKASVGTMIMSSLTYIVQTLNKRHPRHNRQWSRSFAQAHINQINGIDNSGDIFEGLPAFHEEELFFDSSGTEQTLNNSNVIGLNSSNGAISGSLQQSNVMRPGDGSATVTNNNGVQLLEHHRQIYMSERMHGWRTSAVMGGSGKHGTPNTNVATNGEQITASILLQQATTTNINTGGQQSSNVCTTSISHQSNMTAIAGNNGTPLLPIIQPTNGTRGNRIAAQLLDGVLENSRRSIQRKVKLFTVNDLDDRADHRPFFTYWINTVQTLVLLLSLICYGIGPIGIGVEQKTGQVLVTSLSLQTVQHTEQRNLWIGPRNNDLVHMGAKFATCMRSDVRIMDVLLKTRRQERETACCIRNDDSGCVQSSQADCSVRGLFPTKSISTWKKWSPGESGPGGRISGSVCGLDPKYCDAPASIAPYEWPDDITKWPICRKTNSFSQRFRYKDHTAEHMVCEVIGHPCCTGVYGECRITTREYCDFVNGYFHEEASLCSQISCLSNVCGMVPFISGEVPDQFYRLFTSLCLHAGILHLAITVAFQHVFLADLERLIGPVRTAIVYIGSGLAGNLTSAVLVPYKAEVGPLASLSGVTASLAVLLILIHWKHLRKPHVALFKLMCITALVFGVGILPWQLNFAGLLAGIFCGIFLTIALVPFVSVTKYGRKSKINLIWSCVIFHLFIYSALLGIFYVFPTELTSLNVGEVLKTNLNANSGGGSNVADSVSVGHSGDMPAGISNGRGYNGKNKWYQSMQQQQYYYHHRSSDIITSGVAVHLWQKI
- the LOC105229320 gene encoding inactive rhomboid protein 1 isoform X10, whose protein sequence is MQNVCMFCYSVQLSPTWPICVKDVTNTAEPRYQNMISSNPSNCIENDHHIHHRTHHTATAGSQTCGFSSGVRNNRRNMSNNNVCGVRCRSLLGYQPHLQLINDANIMGSNNCCDTGASGGRYSPHPNEMFLQHHGKHSSQPINGFDDSTNCCLPPPSPAPNSDRYIMGLTSLQGSQICGASSNVNCLDMHTTYTNYDGGGNIGGQVHQANTQHLHQHLHTHHTAQSLSSSASTLPLAVSSNCGTDLSEKYAGSMQQCSISPNTRFRLSDRYREVSTPKSLVLNSTSTTGSQGAFAPASGDVSTQHCSAARYASSAHFLTQNTPLVTSDTYTYLSSTVHTPVKRYVPTPPPSNELYTDISVQQSTLTPQTYVSKCTNNSVIGGNGTAQHVNTLPFRLRMKCCANDLAHPPVMQAANINTSHMTHSLEHRPLSITDYYATSPRTRSSFNVVNNSNIIANVMGNSKCAGVTAKDASIIILQDQQMPTNENLTSLSQLHNTSSCITSASTACSASTAVAGGSNPLCVRPSTASPLSIGANGMYVGGNSRLNTNGVARANNSNVISDSNNRIYTTPVTQKDANSSGNSVGDNSISNINSGPGGATTCLHCNTVRRTTGVHQTTQTTGPISPIPIQQVLEGNSAGVTGSYNGVFIQNKLEQTSLSLTPSTSESHISPQSPSANRAPNSRVPFRSKANDHSSNNGVEQLLQQQGDQMYVTPKALHHPMNVITEGTITEHVSITGNGQMCKQQQHQQALNLNRQLLQHSSMQMHHQPQQPSPIQQLPIPQQQQQIQRFSRKKRLSQYIRKEIARFFGVDASTEAEEFAVWQGRQRRLALRRFGALKSENELHTEMNNRNTSEVNNRINFYNGVGGGTNQQYHQDHYHSSERPDILPAHDTEGDDLTIEYTSRRRHFSYTDFQLGDHVERKASVGTMIMSSLTYIVQTLNKRHPRHNRQWSRSFAQAHINQINGIDNSGDIFEGLPAFHEEELFFDSSGTEQTLNNSNVIGLNSSNGAISGSLQQSNVMRPGDGSATVTNNNGVQLLEHHRQIYMSERMHGWRTSAVMGGSGKHGTPNTNVATNGEQITASILLQQATTTNINTGGQQSSNVCTTSISHQSNMTAIAGNNGTPLLPIIQPTNGTRGNRIAAQLLDGVLENSRRSIQRKVKLFTVNDLDDRADHRPFFTYWINTVQTLVLLLSLICYGIGPIGIGVEQKTGQVLVTSLSLQTVQHTEQRNLWIGPRNNDLVHMGAKFATCMRSDVRIMDVLLKTRRQERETACCIRNDDSGCVQSSQADCSVRGLFPTKSISTWKKWSPGESGPGGRISGSVCGLDPKYCDAPASIAPYEWPDDITKWPICRKTNSFSQRFRYKDHTAEHMVCEVIGHPCCTGVYGECRITTREYCDFVNGYFHEEASLCSQISCLSNVCGMVPFISGEVPDQFYRLFTSLCLHAGILHLAITVAFQHVFLADLERLIGPVRTAIVYIGSGLAGNLTSAVLVPYKAEVGPLASLSGVTASLAVLLILIHWKHLRKPHVALFKLMCITALVFGVGILPWQLNFAGLLAGIFCGIFLTIALVPFVSVTKYGRKSKINLIWSCVIFHLFIYSALLGIFYVFPTELTSLNVGEVLKTNLNANSGGGSNVADSVSVGHSGDMPAGISNGRGYNGKNKWYQSMQQQQYYYHHRSSDIITSGVIASRAEITWATRVHFFGGSNFE
- the LOC105229320 gene encoding inactive rhomboid protein 1 isoform X5, which gives rise to MQNVCMFCYSVQLSPTWPICVKDVTNTAEPRYQNMISSNPSNCIENDHHIHHRTHHTATAGSQTCGFSSGVRNNRRNMSNNNVCGVRCRSLLGYQPHLQLINDANIMGSNNCCDTGASGGRYSPHPNEMFLQHHGKHSSQPINGFDDSTNCCLPPPSPAPNSDRYIMGLTSLQGSQICGASSNVNCLDMHTTYTNYDGGGNIGGQVHQANTQHLHQHLHTHHTAQSLSSSASTLPLAVSSNCGTDLSEKYAGSMQQCSISPNTRFRLSDRYREVSTPKSLVLNSTSTTGSQGAFAPASGDVSTQHCSAARYASSAHFLTQNTPLVTSDTYTYLSSTVHTPVKRYVPTPPPSNELYTDISVQQSTLTPQTYVSKCTNNSVIGGNGTAQHVNTLPFRLRMKCCANDLAHPPVMQAANINTSHMTHSLEHRPLSITDYYATSPRTRSSFNVVNNSNIIANVMGNSKCAGVTAKDASIIILQDQQMPTNENLTSLSQLHNTSSCITSASTACSASTAVAGGSNPLCVRPSTASPLSIGANGMYVGGNSRLNTNGVARANNSNVISDSNNRIYTTPVTQKDANSSGNSVGDNSISNINSGPGGATTCLHCNTVRRTTGVHQTTQTTGPISPIPIQQVLEGNSAGVTGSYNGVFIQNKLEQTSLSLTPSTSESHISPQSPSANRAPNSRVPFRSKANDHSSNNGVEQLLQQQGDQMYVTPKALHHPMNVITEGTITEHVSITGNGQMCKQQQHQQALNLNRQLLQHSSMQMHHQPQQPSPIQQLPIPQQQQQIQRFSRKKRLSQYIRKEIARFFGVDASTEAEEFAVWQGRQRRLALRRFGALKSENELHTEMNNRNTSEVNNRINFYNGVGGGTNQQYHQDHYHSSERPDILPAHDTEGDDLTIEYTSRRRHFSYTDFQLGDHVERKASVGTMIMSSLTYIVQTLNKRHPRHNRQWSRSFAQAHINQINGIDNSGDIFEGLPAFHEEELFFDSSGTEQTLNNSNVIGLNSSNGAISGSLQQSNVMRPGDGSATVTNNNGVQLLEHHRQIYMSERMHGWRTSAVMGGSGKHGTPNTNVATNGEQITASILLQQATTTNINTGGQQSSNVCTTSISHQSNMTAIAGNNGTPLLPIIQPTNGTRGNRIAAQLLDGVLENSRRSIQRKVKLFTVNDLDDRADHRPFFTYWINTVQTLVLLLSLICYGIGPIGIGVEQKTGQVLVTSLSLQTVQHTEQRNLWIGPRNNDLVHMGAKFATCMRSDVRIMDVLLKTRRQERETACCIRNDDSGCVQSSQADCSVRGLFPTKSISTWKKWSPGESGPGGRISGSVCGLDPKYCDAPASIAPYEWPDDITKWPICRKTNSFSQRFRYKDHTAEHMVCEVIGHPCCTGVYGECRITTREYCDFVNGYFHEEASLCSQISCLSNVCGMVPFISGEVPDQFYRLFTSLCLHAGILHLAITVAFQHVFLADLERLIGPVRTAIVYIGSGLAGNLTSAVLVPYKAEVGPLASLSGVTASLAVLLILIHWKHLRKPHVALFKLMCITALVFGVGILPWQLNFAGLLAGIFCGIFLTIALVPFVSVTKYGRKSKINLIWSCVIFHLFIYSALLGIFYVFPTELTSLNVGEVLKTNLNANSGGGSNVADSVSVGHSGDMPAGISNGRGYNGKNKWYQSMQQQQYYYHHRSSDIITSGVGDAGQLPAFIEAIHKILRDYLNQEQEVFGVVYDLKITEKAKNYLHLAHHVVGKVAK
- the LOC105229320 gene encoding inactive rhomboid protein 1 isoform X4; the encoded protein is MQNVCMFCYSVQLSPTWPICVKDVTNTAEPRYQNMISSNPSNCIENDHHIHHRTHHTATAGSQTCGFSSGVRNNRRNMSNNNVCGVRCRSLLGYQPHLQLINDANIMGSNNCCDTGASGGRYSPHPNEMFLQHHGKHSSQPINGFDDSTNCCLPPPSPAPNSDRYIMGLTSLQGSQICGASSNVNCLDMHTTYTNYDGGGNIGGQVHQANTQHLHQHLHTHHTAQSLSSSASTLPLAVSSNCGTDLSEKYAGSMQQCSISPNTRFRLSDRYREVSTPKSLVLNSTSTTGSQGAFAPASGDVSTQHCSAARYASSAHFLTQNTPLVTSDTYTYLSSTVHTPVKRYVPTPPPSNELYTDISVQQSTLTPQTYVSKCTNNSVIGGNGTAQHVNTLPFRLRMKCCANDLAHPPVMQAANINTSHMTHSLEHRPLSITDYYATSPRTRSSFNVVNNSNIIANVMGNSKCAGVTAKDASIIILQDQQMPTNENLTSLSQLHNTSSCITSASTACSASTAVAGGSNPLCVRPSTASPLSIGANGMYVGGNSRLNTNGVARANNSNVISDSNNRIYTTPVTQKDANSSGNSVGDNSISNINSGPGGATTCLHCNTVRRTTGVHQTTQTTGPISPIPIQQVLEGNSAGVTGSYNGVFIQNKLEQTSLSLTPSTSESHISPQSPSANRAPNSRVPFRSKANDHSSNNGVEQLLQQQGDQMYVTPKALHHPMNVITEGTITEHVSITGNGQMCKQQQHQQALNLNRQLLQHSSMQMHHQPQQPSPIQQLPIPQQQQQIQRFSRKKRLSQYIRKEIARFFGVDASTEAEEFAVWQGRQRRLALRRFGALKSENELHTEMNNRNTSEVNNRINFYNGVGGGTNQQYHQDHYHSSERPDILPAHDTEGDDLTIEYTSRRRHFSYTDFQLGDHVERKASVGTMIMSSLTYIVQTLNKRHPRHNRQWSRSFAQAHINQINGIDNSGDIFEGLPAFHEEELFFDSSGTEQTLNNSNVIGLNSSNGAISGSLQQSNVMRPGDGSATVTNNNGVQLLEHHRQIYMSERMHGWRTSAVMGGSGKHGTPNTNVATNGEQITASILLQQATTTNINTGGQQSSNVCTTSISHQSNMTAIAGNNGTPLLPIIQPTNGTRGNRIAAQLLDGVLENSRRSIQRKVKLFTVNDLDDRADHRPFFTYWINTVQTLVLLLSLICYGIGPIGIGVEQKTGQVLVTSLSLQTVQHTEQRNLWIGPRNNDLVHMGAKFATCMRSDVRIMDVLLKTRRQERETACCIRNDDSGCVQSSQADCSVRGLFPTKSISTWKKWSPGESGPGGRISGSVCGLDPKYCDAPASIAPYEWPDDITKWPICRKTNSFSQRFRYKDHTAEHMVCEVIGHPCCTGVYGECRITTREYCDFVNGYFHEEASLCSQISCLSNVCGMVPFISGEVPDQFYRLFTSLCLHAGILHLAITVAFQHVFLADLERLIGPVRTAIVYIGSGLAGNLTSAVLVPYKAEVGPLASLSGVTASLAVLLILIHWKHLRKPHVALFKLMCITALVFGVGILPWQLNFAGLLAGIFCGIFLTIALVPFVSVTKYGRKSKINLIWSCVIFHLFIYSALLGIFYVFPTELTSLNVGEVLKTNLNANSGGGSNVADSVSVGHSGDMPAGISNGRGYNGKNKWYQSMQQQQYYYHHRSSDIITSGVRSRWTWTCLQSQHQLFGRQPTWHVLGLLLHFVQPMRLYRMPLLVEAHEQPHQRHPLQPSRVASDARYVAGNIDSSIVGSLRSSRQPNASGLPRHMSTASAACRTHM
- the LOC105229320 gene encoding inactive rhomboid protein 1 isoform X14 → MQNVCMFCYSVQLSPTWPICVKDVTNTAEPRYQNMISSNPSNCIENDHHIHHRTHHTATAGSQTCGFSSGVRNNRRNMSNNNVCGVRCRSLLGYQPHLQLINDANIMGSNNCCDTGASGGRYSPHPNEMFLQHHGKHSSQPINGFDDSTNCCLPPPSPAPNSDRYIMGLTSLQGSQICGASSNVNCLDMHTTYTNYDGGGNIGGQVHQANTQHLHQHLHTHHTAQSLSSSASTLPLAVSSNCGTDLSEKYAGSMQQCSISPNTRFRLSDRYREVSTPKSLVLNSTSTTGSQGAFAPASGDVSTQHCSAARYASSAHFLTQNTPLVTSDTYTYLSSTVHTPVKRYVPTPPPSNELYTDISVQQSTLTPQTYVSKCTNNSVIGGNGTAQHVNTLPFRLRMKCCANDLAHPPVMQAANINTSHMTHSLEHRPLSITDYYATSPRTRSSFNVVNNSNIIANVMGNSKCAGVTAKDASIIILQDQQMPTNENLTSLSQLHNTSSCITSASTACSASTAVAGGSNPLCVRPSTASPLSIGANGMYVGGNSRLNTNGVARANNSNVISDSNNRIYTTPVTQKDANSSGNSVGDNSISNINSGPGGATTCLHCNTVRRTTGVHQTTQTTGPISPIPIQQVLEGNSAGVTGSYNGVFIQNKLEQTSLSLTPSTSESHISPQSPSANRAPNSRVPFRSKANDHSSNNGVEQLLQQQGDQMYVTPKALHHPMNVITEGTITEHVSITGNGQMCKQQQHQQALNLNRQLLQHSSMQMHHQPQQPSPIQQLPIPQQQQQIQRFSRKKRLSQYIRKEIARFFGVDASTEAEEFAVWQGRQRRLALRRFGALKSENELHTEMNNRNTSEVNNRINFYNGVGGGTNQQYHQDHYHSSERPDILPAHDTEGDDLTIEYTSRRRHFSYTDFQLGDHVERKASVGTMIMSSLTYIVQTLNKRHPRHNRQWSRSFAQAHINQINGIDNSGDIFEGLPAFHEEELFFDSSGTEQTLNNSNVIGLNSSNGAISGSLQQSNVMRPGDGSATVTNNNGVQLLEHHRQIYMSERMHGWRTSAVMGGSGKHGTPNTNVATNGEQITASILLQQATTTNINTGGQQSSNVCTTSISHQSNMTAIAGNNGTPLLPIIQPTNGTRGNRIAAQLLDGVLENSRRSIQRKVKLFTVNDLDDRADHRPFFTYWINTVQTLVLLLSLICYGIGPIGIGVEQKTGQVLVTSLSLQTVQHTEQRNLWIGPRNNDLVHMGAKFATCMRSDVRIMDVLLKTRRQERETACCIRNDDSGCVQSSQADCSVRGLFPTKSISTWKKWSPGESGPGGRISGSVCGLDPKYCDAPASIAPYEWPDDITKWPICRKTNSFSQRFRYKDHTAEHMVCEVIGHPCCTGVYGECRITTREYCDFVNGYFHEEASLCSQISCLSNVCGMVPFISGEVPDQFYRLFTSLCLHAGILHLAITVAFQHVFLADLERLIGPVRTAIVYIGSGLAGNLTSAVLVPYKAEVGPLASLSGVTASLAVLLILIHWKHLRKPHVALFKLMCITALVFGVGILPWQLNFAGLLAGIFCGIFLTIALVPFVSVTKYGRKSKINLIWSCVIFHLFIYSALLGIFYVFPTELTSLNVGEVLKTNLNANSGGGSNVADSVSVGHSGDMPAGISNGRGYNGKNKWYQSMQQQQYYYHHRSSDIITSGVWMY